In one Tachysurus fulvidraco isolate hzauxx_2018 chromosome 16, HZAU_PFXX_2.0, whole genome shotgun sequence genomic region, the following are encoded:
- the atp5mj gene encoding ATP synthase subunit ATP5MPL, mitochondrial has translation MAGGLFGTWWSRVGPYYTKAYQEVWVGLGIMTYLYYKVSYGGKKAVKSKSDHH, from the exons ATGGCTGGAGGTCTGTTTGGAACCTGGTGGTCTAGAGTTGGCCCTTACTACACCAAGGCGTACCAGGAGGTCTGGGTTGGCCTGGGAATCATGACATACCTTTACTACAAAGTCTCCTATGGAG gaAAGAAAGCAGTGAAGTCTA AGTCTGACCACCACTGA
- the rd3l gene encoding protein RD3-like, translating into MESRHPGYHHFNPSLSMPFLACMNSSHQEGVLNPDYAVSLSPSRVLLQELLWQFEQRECPALEEQRLRCTHGARGHRLPLTRDSLLALIPASECRLLERLCARIPPSHTAAVLFRFREILAHNYVVPWELVCIFKQVLRDFLRRQEEVGYRRTFPPAPPILLPVSPPPADIDTCDQKNTALSSLEGQEKCREEIPTISSYVDKHLHSAHSYTVHRDCLPYCRSFPYD; encoded by the exons TCTTTCAATGCCATTCCTGGCCTGTATGAATTCCTCCCATCAGGAAGGTGTGCTGAATCCAGACTATGCGGTGTCCTTAAGCCCCAGCCGAGTGTTACTCCAGGAGCTTCTCTGGCAATTCGAGCAGAGAGAGTGTCCAGCTCTTGAGGAGCAACGCCTCCGTTGCACCCATGGTGCTCGAGGACATCGTCTGCCTCTCACTCGGGACAGCTTGCTTGCCCTGATACCAGCATCTGAATGCAGACTGCTGGAGCGACTCTGTGCCCGAATTCCACCATCTCACACAGCTGCTGTACTCTTCAG GTTCCGTGAGATTTTGGCTCACAACTATGTTGTTCCCTGGGAGCTCGTGTGCATCTTCAAACAGGTGCTGAGGGACTTCCTGAGAAGGCAGGAAGAGGTTGGATACAGAAGGACTTTCCCTCCAGCCCCACCAATCctacttcctgtttctcctcctcctgcaGACATCGACACTTGTGACCAAAAGAATACAGCTTTGTCTTCTCTGGAAGGGCAAGAAAAGTGTCGGGAGGAGATCCCGACCATATCCAGCTATGTAGACAAGCATTTACATAGTGCTCATTCATATACAGTCCATAGGGACTGTCTTCCCTACTGTCGATCCTTTCCCTATGACTAG